Genomic DNA from Sphingomonas sp. IW22:
GCCTCCACCCGTTTCGCCATGGCCGGATCCTGCTTGCGCCTGTTGATCCCCTCGAACGCACGGCGCTGCGCGGCGGCATCGGCTTTGGCCGGTAGAACGGGTGAAGAGGGCTTGGCGGTCTTTGCTTTGTCGGCAGCGAGCTTCACGCGCTCCATCGCCGCCTCGCCCTGATCCTGGATGCGCGTACGGGCGTTGCCGTTCCGCTGCTGACCAGCCGCACTCTGCGGTTCGCTTGCCCCTGCCAGCAGCGGGGCAAGGGCAATGGCTGCCAGGAGGAGCGCGCGGCTAGTTGTTGATCGTTTGCATATAGACATCGATCTTGTCCTTCATGTCGATCTGGATTTCGGATTGGGCGCGCGCCTCGACTTCCGCATAATATTCCGACAGGTCCATTCGCGAGAAATCGAGCGCCTGGAACTCCTCGGGCGTGAAGCCCCGGCAATAGGGCTGCTTGGGCGTGCCCCAGCCGACCGCGCTGAAAGCCTTCAACTGCGGCCGGCCCTGTTCCTGGATGATCCGGCCGAGCTTGGTGTTGAAGCAGCAATGGCCGCGGGCCTTCTGGACGCAGATGCCAAGGATCTTCGAGGAGCAGTAGCTGCCGACCTCATGGCACATGCCCGACCCGCGCAGCATGCCCACTTCCATGTCCTGTTGGTCGCAACCGGAAAGCAGGAAATCCATCATGAAGTTGATGGCGAGACTGATCGCGATCGATGTGGGGTCAATGCCGACAACGATCGCATTGGCACCCGCGCTTGCGGCCTGGCCCGCCGTCGCGCCGGCCTTGAACGCGCCATAGGCCGCTTTCATGCCGGTGAATACGCCCTTGGCAACAGCGATCTTGGTGCCGATCGACGAGATCGAACCACCCATGCCGTCCTTCACGATCTTGCCCTTGTCCTTGCAGCAGTTCGAGAAGGTGGTCTTGAGCCCGGCCGGGCGGCACCGCGCGGCGCGGCCCGAGAAAATCTCGATCGTGCCAAGACAATTGCCGTCGGCATCGACGCCGCCATCCGCCTCGACACCCGGATCGTCGACGACCGGATCATCGACGATCGGGTTGGCGTTGGTGTCGATGCAGGCGTTGGGGGAACAAGTCGGCGCGCCGCCGCTGGCCGGCACGGCGCACGCATATTGATCGCCAAGCGGGCAGTGCATCGCCCCGGCCGAATCCGCCTCGCAGCGCGTTTCGCCGATCGGGCACATCCAGCCGCCCAAGCCGGTCAGGTGGCAGCTTGCCGTCTCGCCGTCATCGGCCGCATCGCCATTGCCGTTCAGATCAACCGCGCACAACTGCTGGGCCATGACGGTCGCCGGTACCAGCGACAGGCTCGCCCCGACAAACAGGAGCGTCGAAAGAAGGCTGCGCACCGGCGTCATCGCACGGCACCCGTGCAGATCATATCCGCGCCGCCCAGACGTACCGTCTGCATCATCACCACCGCTTCGGGGAAATCGTCGATGCAGCCGCAGCCCTGCACCAGTTCCTCGCCCTCGCCCGCGGGGCAGACATTGCTGTCCTGGCAGGCGTGATAGAAAAAGTCCCAGCCTGTTGGATTGGTCTGCTTCGAACCGGTCACGCCATCAGGAGCTGCGGCGCTATTGGCCTGTGCCTTGCGCGTCTTGCAGATCGGTTCGCAGGCATTGACGCTGCCACGATCCGGAAGCGCAAAATTGCGGGTCGTGAGGCTATGGCCGCCATCGGCCGTCCGCACCCGGTCGGCCAGCAACGTCTCGGTCGAATGATCGATGATATAGGCGCCGCGCGACAGATCGGGCTGCGGTGTCGTGCCCAGTTCGACTGTGCAGGCATAAGAGCGCCGGCGTTCGAAGAAATCGCGGCTGATCCGCGTCATGCAGGCGCCCGTGCCCATCAACCGGCTCTGGGCCAAGGAGGTAAGGCCCGTCCCGACGCCATTGCGAAATGTCGTGACGCCGTCCACTTCTTCGTCGGCAAGACGGCAGGCACCGTTCGCCGCATAACCCGAGCAGGTATCGACAATGCGTTCGCTTACACGGCAGCTGGCATCGACCTTCGCGTCGATCTGGGCGAACACCTCGCCTTCATTGCCGACCGCCACGCGGACGGAAATCACATGCTGGCCCCTGGTGAGCCAGGGCTTCAGATCGAGCGCGGGATAACCGTGCCAGGTCTTCTTCCGCTCGCATTTGGCAGGTGGAAATCCCTCGCCGGTCCAGCTGGAAAGGTCCGAGAGGATCAGCTCGCCGTCGATCCGCACCTGGATCCAGTCGTCCATATAATAATGTGACAGCACGGCTGAGAGCAGGCGATCGGGATCTTTTACATCGAGGGTCATCGCAAAGTCGAAGAGCTGGCAACTGCCGCCTTTCAGGCTGTCGTCACGCGGCGAGCCCAGCAGAAACGAGACACTGTCCGCGCCGCTCATAGTAGTGGCATAGCCGCCGGAAATTCTGTCGATGATCTTGTCCACGCTTGTTTCTTCCAGCGTGATCTGACGCATGACGCTGCAACTCTGCTTGACTTCAGATCTCCCGGTTCCGGTCGACGAGGCCGACAGCGCCTGGAACAGGCTGCTCCCCTGCGCCGCCGCATAGGCGTCGCCGGCGATCACATTCGGATTAGCCTTGTAGGCCGTCGCGCCAACCTGGGGTTGCGATGCGCAGGAGGTGGTCTGCGCACCCGTATAGCGGATCACCGGGCCTTCGATGGAAGCCTGGGCAACGCCGATACGCGGATCGCTCGTGGTGAGGGCGCCCACTACACCGCCACCCAGATCCTTGAGCACCGAGGCCATATTGCCCCAGACGAGATTGGTGCCACAGCTGTTGTTGACGCAGTAACAGCCGGCAAGATCGGTTAGCTCGACCTCGGTGAGCTTGAGCGATCCCGACGCGGCCGTATCCCACCGGAAGAAACGGCAGGCATTCCAGCTGCCCGGCGCACAGGAAATGAGCCCGTTGGCGCAGATCCCTGAAACCGGCACAGGCACCGTCATCGCTTCATCGAAACTGCCGTCGAGATCGCGGTCGCGCGAAATGCTGAGCGTGCCGATATCTCCGCTCGCATTGGGCTGCGCGAGCAGTTCGAGCAAAGTCGCGCTTTTCTGGCAGGCGAGGTTGGGCGTGAACGTCCTGGAGGAATCGA
This window encodes:
- the traN gene encoding conjugal transfer protein TraN, whose amino-acid sequence is MTPVRSLLSTLLFVGASLSLVPATVMAQQLCAVDLNGNGDAADDGETASCHLTGLGGWMCPIGETRCEADSAGAMHCPLGDQYACAVPASGGAPTCSPNACIDTNANPIVDDPVVDDPGVEADGGVDADGNCLGTIEIFSGRAARCRPAGLKTTFSNCCKDKGKIVKDGMGGSISSIGTKIAVAKGVFTGMKAAYGAFKAGATAGQAASAGANAIVVGIDPTSIAISLAINFMMDFLLSGCDQQDMEVGMLRGSGMCHEVGSYCSSKILGICVQKARGHCCFNTKLGRIIQEQGRPQLKAFSAVGWGTPKQPYCRGFTPEEFQALDFSRMDLSEYYAEVEARAQSEIQIDMKDKIDVYMQTINN